One genomic segment of Gossypium arboreum isolate Shixiya-1 chromosome 3, ASM2569848v2, whole genome shotgun sequence includes these proteins:
- the LOC108476280 gene encoding ACT domain-containing protein ACR3 yields the protein MAKVCWPYFDPEYENLSVRINPPRVSVDNTSCSDCTLIKVDSVNKPGILLEVVQILSDLDFIITKAYVSSDGGWFMDVFHVTDQQGKKITDGKTIDYIERVLGPKGHTTDGMKDCPGKRVGVHSFGNHTAIELIGRDRPGLLSEISAVLANLHFNVTVAEVWTHNRRIACVLYVNDNTTSGSVNDPNRLSIMEEQLKHIMRGCEDDDNVARTSFSMGFTHIDRRLHQMLFADRDYEGGGVTTEVDYPPSFKPKITVERCEEKGYSVVTVRCKDRAKLMFDIVCTLTDMQYVVFHANISSNGPYASQEYFIRHMDGCTLDTEGEKERVVKCLEAAIHRRVSEGLSLELCAKDRVGLLSEVTRILRENGLSVRRAGVSTVGEKAVNVFYVRDAYGNPVDAKTIEALRKEIGQTMMLNVKKDPSSMKAREAETSGWAKTSFFFGNLLEKFLA from the exons ATGGCTAAAGTTTGTTGGCCATACTTTGATCCTGAGTATGAGAACCTGAGTGTCAGAATAAATCCTCCAAG GGTGTCCGTCGATAACACGAGTTGCAGTGACTGTACTCTTATAAAG GTTGACAGCGTGAATAAACCCGGAATATTGCTGGAAGTTGTGCAAATACTATCGGACCTTGACTTCATTATTACCAAAGCTTATGTCTCCTCCGATGGTGGATGGTTCATGGATG TGTTTCACGTCACGGATCAACAAGGGAAAAAGATCACCGATGGAAAAACCATTGATTACATAGAGAGG GTTCTAGGACCTAAGGGCCACACTACAGATGGGATGAAAGACTGCCCTGGCAAACGTGTCGGAGTGCACTCTTTTGGTAATCACACTGCAATTGAACTCATTGGAAGGGACAGGCCTGGTCTCTTATCAGAGATCTCGGCTGTCCTTGCCAACCTTCACTTCAATGTTACTGTTGCAGAAGTATGGACACATAATAGAAGAATAGCATGTGTGCTCTATGTCAATGATAATACCACGAGCGGGTCTGTGAATGATCCGAACAGACTGTCTATTATGGAGGAGCAGCTTAAGCACATCATGCGAGGTTGTGAGGACGATGACAATGTGGCTCGTACCAGCTTCTCCATGGGATTCACACATATTGATCGCCGGCTTCATCAAATGCTGTTTGCTGATAGGGATTACGAAGGTGGTGGAGTGACAACTGAGGTTGACTATCCTCCATCCTTCAAACCAAAGATCACAGTTGAGCGCTGTGAGGAGAAAGGATACTCGGTTGTTACTGTCCGGTGCAAAGATCGAGCTAAGCTCATGTTTGACATTGTCTGCACGCTCACGGACATGCAATATGTAGTTTTTCATGCTAACATCTCATCCAATGGTCCTTATGCTTCACAG GAATATTTTATTCGCCACATGGATGGTTGCACACTTGATACTGAAGGAGAGAAAGAAAGGGTTGTTAAATGTCTCGAAGCTGCCATTCATAGAAGAGTGAGTGAG GGTTTAAGCCTGGAGCTTTGCGCAAAGGACAGAGTTGGGTTGTTGTCCGAAGTAACAAGGATTCTCCGAGAGAACGGATTGTCCGTTAGAAGAGCAGGGGTGTCAACAGTTGGGGAGAAAGCAGTGAATGTTTTCTATGTTAGAGATGCTTACGGTAATCCTGTAGATGCAAAGACAATCGAAGCACTTCGCAAAGAAATCGGACAGACAATGATGCTTAACGTAAAGAAGGATCCATCAAGTATGAAAGCACGGGAGGCAGAGACCAGCGGATGGGCTAAAACAAGCTTCTTCTTTGGGAATTTATTGGAAAAGTTCTTGGCTTGA